Proteins from a genomic interval of Ignavibacteriota bacterium:
- a CDS encoding zinc dependent phospholipase C family protein — MAGLITHFMACYKARNCKKLPIELRQLLNAHSHWMYLGAASPDLPYAVPFGSQSKWADTMHYTTTDRPVENGVLGLRALWPANRIEDRYTLVWLLGYASHIITDVTVHPVVQAIVGPYTVEANRPPHRECEKVQDSLLFNTIMDGQEITHAEYTDRFRNCAQSAHFDYVMEFWKQLLVDAYPTETPRPEPKTWFKYFRTLMDVADNEKGVTAIFRHAGLGKPGTVVYTKSSELRATQQDQCKKYYDEVKLPGGGVSSFEEVFDRTVRNVCDGWLALYTAMLDNGNIAAVLKEWDLDTGCTADSTTPTLWA; from the coding sequence ATGGCTGGTCTCATCACACATTTTATGGCCTGTTACAAGGCGCGCAACTGTAAGAAACTGCCGATCGAACTCCGGCAGCTCCTCAACGCACACTCGCACTGGATGTACCTCGGTGCGGCCTCGCCTGATCTGCCGTATGCCGTGCCGTTTGGGTCACAATCGAAGTGGGCGGACACGATGCACTACACGACGACAGACAGGCCGGTTGAAAATGGTGTTTTGGGGCTCCGTGCCCTGTGGCCGGCAAATCGTATCGAGGACCGGTATACTCTCGTCTGGCTTCTGGGGTATGCCTCGCACATCATCACGGATGTAACCGTTCACCCGGTTGTTCAGGCCATTGTCGGCCCATATACGGTAGAAGCAAACCGGCCACCTCACAGGGAATGTGAGAAGGTTCAGGACTCCCTGCTCTTCAACACCATCATGGATGGGCAGGAGATCACACATGCGGAGTACACGGACCGCTTCAGGAACTGTGCTCAGTCGGCGCATTTTGACTACGTAATGGAATTCTGGAAGCAGCTCCTGGTGGACGCATATCCGACGGAAACACCCCGGCCCGAACCAAAGACCTGGTTCAAGTATTTCCGCACGTTGATGGACGTTGCGGATAATGAGAAAGGGGTCACCGCCATCTTCCGTCACGCAGGGCTCGGCAAGCCGGGTACCGTCGTGTACACCAAGAGTTCGGAATTACGGGCAACCCAACAGGACCAGTGCAAAAAATATTACGATGAAGTGAAACTGCCCGGTGGTGGTGTGAGCAGCTTTGAAGAGGTGTTCGATCGGACTGTGCGTAATGTGTGTGACGGGTGGCTCGCCCTGTACACCGCAATGCTTGACAACGGGAATATTGCCGCGGTGCTGAAGGAATGGGACCTTGACACGGGCTGCACCGCGGATTCCACCACACCAACTCTCTGGGCCTGA